One part of the Nocardioides zeae genome encodes these proteins:
- the purM gene encoding phosphoribosylformylglycinamidine cyclo-ligase, giving the protein MNQPENAYAAAGVSIEAADRAIDLMKGWVEKSRRPEVIGGLGGFAGLFDASALKAYDRPVLATSTDGVGTKVAIAQAFDKHDTIGFDLVGMVVDDLVVCGAEPLFMTDYIATGRVVPERIAAIVKGIAEACVEAGCALVGGEIAEHPGLLGPDDYDVAGATTGVVEAEQMLGPGRVRPGDVVIAMKSSGVHSNGYSLVRHVLLSEAGAGWSLDRHVDELGRTLGEELLTPTKLYTKPSLRLARETATHAMAHVTGGGLAANLERVVPAELTVTIDRGTWTPLPVFDVVRQAGDVAQADVEATLNCGVGMVALTDPGSVDAALAILAETGVEAWVAGEVRALADGERAGSVNLVGQHPGW; this is encoded by the coding sequence GTGAACCAGCCCGAGAACGCGTACGCCGCCGCCGGCGTCTCCATCGAGGCCGCGGACCGCGCGATCGACCTGATGAAGGGCTGGGTCGAGAAGTCCCGTCGTCCCGAGGTCATCGGCGGCCTCGGCGGCTTCGCCGGCCTCTTCGACGCGAGCGCGCTCAAGGCCTACGACCGTCCGGTGCTGGCCACGTCGACCGACGGCGTCGGCACGAAGGTCGCGATCGCCCAGGCGTTCGACAAGCACGACACGATCGGTTTCGACCTCGTCGGCATGGTCGTCGACGACCTCGTGGTGTGCGGCGCCGAGCCGCTCTTCATGACGGACTACATCGCGACCGGCCGCGTCGTGCCCGAGCGGATCGCCGCCATCGTCAAGGGCATCGCCGAGGCGTGCGTCGAGGCGGGCTGCGCGCTCGTGGGCGGCGAGATCGCGGAGCACCCGGGCCTGCTGGGCCCCGACGACTACGACGTCGCGGGAGCCACCACCGGCGTCGTGGAGGCGGAGCAGATGCTCGGCCCCGGCCGCGTGCGTCCCGGTGACGTCGTCATCGCCATGAAGTCGTCCGGCGTGCACTCCAACGGCTACTCGCTCGTGCGCCACGTGCTGCTGTCCGAGGCCGGTGCCGGCTGGAGCCTCGACCGCCACGTCGACGAGCTCGGCCGCACCCTCGGCGAGGAGCTGCTGACCCCGACGAAGCTCTACACCAAGCCGTCCCTGCGGCTCGCGCGCGAGACGGCGACGCACGCGATGGCCCACGTGACCGGCGGCGGCCTGGCCGCCAACCTCGAACGCGTCGTGCCGGCCGAGCTGACCGTCACCATCGACCGCGGCACCTGGACCCCGCTGCCCGTCTTCGACGTCGTGCGGCAGGCGGGCGACGTCGCCCAGGCCGACGTCGAGGCCACGCTCAACTGCGGCGTCGGCATGGTCGCCCTCACCGACCCGGGCTCGGTCGACGCCGCCCTGGCGATCCTCGCCGAGACCGGCGTCGAGGCCTGGGTCGCCGGCGAGGTGCGCGCGCTGGCCGACGGCGAGCGCGCCGGCTCCGTCAACCTGGTGGGGCAGCACCCGGGCTGGTGA
- a CDS encoding septum formation family protein, whose protein sequence is MNNTMARRVLAAGFALAAATTLAACGEDEAEAERDGASDEITSAGTQDAFALKVGDCFDEPDGTEFEDVAAVPCAETHEAEIYHQFDLEDGDFPGQDAIDNEAIEECGPAFEDFAQIAYDDSLLDWYPLTPTQGSWDGLDDRTVQCVIYDTEGPVEGTLEGAAR, encoded by the coding sequence GTGAACAACACCATGGCCCGCCGCGTGCTCGCGGCTGGTTTCGCGCTCGCCGCCGCCACCACGCTCGCCGCCTGCGGGGAGGACGAGGCCGAGGCCGAGCGCGACGGCGCCAGCGACGAGATCACCAGTGCCGGCACGCAGGACGCGTTCGCGCTCAAGGTGGGCGACTGCTTCGACGAGCCCGACGGCACCGAGTTCGAGGACGTCGCCGCCGTTCCGTGCGCCGAGACCCATGAGGCGGAGATCTACCACCAGTTCGATCTCGAGGACGGCGACTTCCCGGGTCAGGACGCCATCGACAACGAGGCCATCGAGGAGTGCGGACCGGCGTTCGAGGACTTCGCGCAGATCGCCTACGACGACTCGCTCCTGGACTGGTACCCGCTGACCCCGACCCAGGGCTCGTGGGACGGTCTCGACGACCGCACCGTCCAGTGCGTCATCTACGACACCGAGGGCCCCGTCGAGGGCACCCTCGAGGGCGCTGCGCGCTGA